In Planctomonas sp. JC2975, the genomic stretch TCGACCCGGGGAGCATCTCCTCTCCCGAGGTGCTCGATGCGGCGGCCAAGGCGGCTGGCGAGCCGGCAGGATCCGCAGATTCCTGGGCGGTCGGATTCTCGCTGAACCAGGGCTCGAACCTCAGCCAGGCGAAGACCATCACCATCACGGCCAGTGGCAGCACGGCCCAGGAAGCTCAGAAACACGCCGCTGCCGTCGCCACCGCCTACAACTCGTATCTCAAGGATCAGACGGCGAAGGCGAAGACCGCGGCAGAGGCCCAGGTGGCCAAGTGGACAACGACCGCGGAGGCCTATCAGGCGCAGGTGAACGCCAGTCCCAACAACTCGATCGCGCAGTCCAATCTCGCCAATGCGATCGCATCGCTGTCGAGCGCGAACGGCGTCGTGGACAAGATCAACAACGCGGGGCCGCCGCTGACGGTCACGAGTGCGGCAACGATCGGCGCGTTCAAGGGAACGAGCCCTCTGGTGGCATTCGGGGCTGCTCTCGCGGCGGGACTCGTGGCGGGCATCGGCATCGCGCTCATCTGGGACGCGTTCGACGACAGACTCCGCGGCGAGGAAGAGATCGAGGAGCTGACAGAGGTTCCGCCCCTCGGCGAGCTCAGCCTCGACAGGCGCATGCAGCGCAAGGGCGACTGGCTGCCCGCGGCCGGCCGCAAGCGCACGGCGCTCAACGAAGGGCTGCGTGCTCTTCGAACCACCCTGCAGGTGCTGCTGCCAACCGGAAACGACGTCGTCGTCTTCACGAGCGTCGAGCCGGGTGACGGCAAGACGTTCATCTCCTCGAACCTCGCCCTCGCGTGGGCGCGTACCGGCAAGCGCGTGGTGCTCGTAGGAGGCGATCTGCGCAACCCGAGCCTCGACCTCTACTTCGGGGAAGTGGCGACGGGTCCCGGGCTCACCGAGTTGCTGCAGTCGGCCGCCACCCGCGGCTCGTCCCCCACCGCGGAGACCATCGCGCGCAGGCTGCAGCCGACCAAGTTCCGCGGGCTCAGCGTGCTTCCGGCAGGATCCGAGCCTTGGGATCCCGCCGATCTCCTGGCGATGCAGGCGCTCGGCGACATCATCGCGTCGCTGCGCCACATGTGCGACATCGTGGTGATCGACTCGCCACCGTCGTTCGCCCTCGTCGATGCCAGCCTGCTCGCCGCGCACGCCGACGGGGCCGTAGTCGTGGCATCTGTCGGGCGAACGCGGCGCAAGCGCCTCGTCGAGACCGTGCACGCGCTGGGCGGCAACGGCATCACCGTTCTCGGCATCGTCGCGAACCGGTCGCGGCGGCGAATTCCGAAGTCGTATTCGGCCTACTACGGGACCAGCTCGTCCACTCGCCGTCGTTCGGTGCAGCTCAAGCGTCGCGACGAAGCCCGCCCCGCCGCTGAGACGGACGAGGCGAACGAGTTCGACGACTACGCGTCTCGCGAGCCGGAAGTCCCGGTCCCCGACGCCGCGCGAAATGCCGGCAAGACCGGACAGGATCGCGGGAAGGCACCGGCTCATCCGGCCGATGACGTCTCCTCTTCCGGCTCGGCAGAGGACGAGAAGGTCTGATCGTGCAGGGCACGCCGTACGCCCACGAGGGAGACGGCACCGTTGCGAGACGATCCACGGGCATCCTGTTCGTCTGCACCGCCAATCAGTGCCGCTCGGTGATGGCAGAGGCGGTGGCGAGGCGCCGGTTCGCCGGTATGCCGTTCGTCTTCGACTCGGCCGGCCTCATCGAGGGCGGCCGACCGATGCCGCCCGTTGGTGTCCAGGTCGCCGGCGAGTGGGGCTTCGACCTCGCCTCGCACGTCAGCAAACGCGCGGATACCCGTCGTCTCCGCGGCTGGGACGTGATCCTCACGATGACCAGGGAGCACGTGCGCGAGCTCGTCGCCGCCGACCCTGAACTGTGGCCGCGCGTGTTCACGCTCCCGCAGTTCGTGCGCTGGCTGGACGATCACCGCCCCCGCAGGCACGTCCTGCTCGGCGAATGGATCGACATGGTGGGCGCCGACCGTCCTCGCTCGGAGATGATCGGTTCCAGCGCGCAGGACGACATCGAGGATCCCGTCGATGAGCCTGCGGAGGCGTGGCGAGACCTGGTGGCAGAGCTGACCAGAGAGATCGACAGGATCGCGCGGCGTCTTACAACGCCATCCAGTCCCTGATGTTCTCGCCGAACCGCGCGCCGTCGAACTGGGCGGCGCGAGCCCGGCACGCTGCCGGGTCCATCGTCAGAGCGAGCTCGACGGCGCGCCGCAGCTCGGCGGCATCCGTCGACCGGAACAGCGCACCCGTCTCGCCGTCGACGACGGTCTCGGACGCACCGCCGATGGCATTGCCGACGACGGGTGTTCCGGCGGCCATCGCCTCGACCGGCATGATGCCGAAGTCCTCGATGGCAGCGAAGACATAGACGGACGCTCGTCGGTAGAGGGCCCGCATGACGGCATCCGACGGTCTGTGCAGGAAGGTGACCCGTCCCGGGTGCTCGTCCGCCAAGGCTGCCAGGCGCGCGCGTTCTGGTCCGTCTCCAGCGATCACCACCGGCAGGTCGGCTGCGACCCCGGCGGTGATCGCGACGTCCACGCGCTTGTACGGCACGAATCGGGAAGCGCCGAACACGAATCCCTCCGGCAGCGACTCGACCTGCCGCAGTTCCTGGTCGGTGAGTTCGTCGTCGCTGCCGGGGAATGCCGCAACATCGACCGGTGGGTTGATCACGGCGCTCTCGCGGTCCCAGCAGCGCTCGATGCGCTCGGCGATGAAGTGACTGACCGCTGCGACCTTCAGCGGCTCTGCGGCCCGTTTGCGATCGAGAACGCGCAACGGACCGGCAGCGGTCCTGGCCATCAGGCCTTGCCCGCGCTCGTCGATGTCCGGTTCCCAGATCGACCGGCCGGGACTGTACGTGTAGACGTACTTCGGCACATCCCGAGCCGCGCCACGCAGCCTGGCGTGGTGGGCGAAGAGATGCGTCGCGACGAGCATCCAGTCGGCGTCGAAGGCTGGCAGCGACCTCCACCATGGAAGGAGAAGCGGCATCGCGGCCGCCTTGTGCCTGCGCAGAGGCGTGCCTGCCAGCCAGCTCTGCGTCACGCGTCCCGGTCCGTAGCGGCCGGCGACATCGTCCCATGGACACACGATGGGAGCGTCGGGAAACTCGTCGGCAAGTGCATCGGCGACCCGCTCGCCGCCGCCGACCGACTCGAGCCACTCATGCACGATCACGCCGCTCATGCGCCCACCCCCGGTGACACGCGCTCCCGTGCGACCGAATCGACGACCTCCGAGAAGGCGGCGACGCGATCGCCCCAATCGGGCACGACCACGTGGTCTCCCGACTGACGCCACTCGACCAGGTCGTTGGCGACAGTCTCGGGGAAGTCATCGGCGGACACGACGGTGACCCCCGTCACGTCGCGGAATCCCGCAACCGGTGTGCTCACGATCGGCCGACCAACCGCAAGGTACTCGTACAGCTTGATCGGATCGAGGCTCTCGGTGAATTCGGTCACCACGTGGGCGACCAGAAGGACGTTGGCGTGGCGCAGGAAGCCGGGCACGTCGTCCCTGTGACGTGGTCCGAGGACGACGAGTCCCTGCTGCGCCGCCAGTCGCTCCCGGTTGCGGGCCGACAGCGCATTCGGACCCAGCAGCACCACCGTTCCGCCCACCGCATGTGCCGCCTCCGCCGTGCGCATCACCAGGTCGACATCGAGCCGATCCTCATGCAGCGTTCCGACGTACAGCGCGACGGGCCCGCTCGGAAGGTCGGCCGGGCGCGGACGATCGATACGGTAGCGGGCCACATCGACGGCGTTCGGGATGAGGTGCACGTCTCTGATCGATCCTTTCGTGGTGGCAAGCGCCGGCGAGCAGACCACGACGGCCTCACTGCGTTCCAGCAGAAGGCCATCACCGGCAACGATGCGGGCGTGTTCGCGATTGCCGCGATCCGCCAGCACCCAGTCGTCCGTGACGTCGTACAGCACCGGCCAGCCGATCACCTCGAGGAGAGCCGCCGCCCTCGGGTCGTTGACCCAGAGCACTCCGGAGGTCCAGCCGAGCTTCTTCACCGCTCGCCGAACGCTGCGCACGAGCAAGGCGTCGGCAGCAGGGCCCGCCAGACGGGGAAGCGCCTTGGTCGGCTGGTACAGCGTGAGTCGGCCGCCGTAGCCGCCGACGCGGAGGCCTCGACCTCGACGAGGGACACGAGCGTTCACCACGTCGTACAGGGGATCCGTCGGGGGCTCGACGAACAGCACTTCGGTGTCGTCGTCGGATGCGAGCAGACCGTCGACCAGGTACTGGTTGCGGCGCCACACCCCGTCCCACGTCTCGAGCGAGATCACCACGATCCGGCGGTTCATCGCAGCGCCTCTCCTCCGCTTCGACCCTCGCGGATGCACGGCGCAACAGGGCGACCGACCGAGTGATCGGCGCCCGCTGTCAGGTGGTTCATGGCAACTCCGGTGCCGTTTCGACTGGCGGTGCCGTGACGTCGGCGGGGACCACGGGTGGTGTCAACGGCGAGATCCCGTGCCGGAGGCGCTGATCGGCGAGGTCGTGCGCGACCATGCGAGTGACGAGATCGTCGAACCCGACCTCTCGTCGCCAGCCGAGCACCTGCTCCGCCTTGGACGAGTCGCCGAGCAGGTTGTCGACCTCAGCCGCTCGCGTCAGTGCCGGATCGAAGGTGACGTAGGGACGCCAGTCGCCAACGCCGATCTTCGCGAACGCTGTGGCCAGGAAGTCCTCGATGGAGTGCGCCTCGCCGGTGGCCAGAACGAAGTCGTCCGGCTCATGGTGCTGCATCATCATCCAGATGCCGCGCACGTAGTCGCCCGCGTAGCCCCAGTCGCGCTTCGGCCACAGGACGCCGAGGTTGATCGTGTCCTGGAGTCCGAGGTGGATGCGTGCGACGGCTCTGGTGATCTTGCGGGTCACGAACTCGGTGCCGCGGCGTTCGCCCTCGTGGTTGAACAGCACGCCGCACACCACGAACATGCCGTAGCTCTCGCGGTAGTTCTTCGCGATCCAGTGGCCGTACAGCTTGGCGACCCCGTAGGGGCTGCGCGGATGGAACTGCGATTGCTCGTTGTACCCGGATCCGGGCATCGAGTAGTCCATGCCGCCGAACATCTCCGACGTCGACGCCTGGTAGATCTTGGTGCGCTCTGCGCGTCCTGAGAGTCGAACGGCCTCGAGAACATTGAGCACGCCCTTGCCGGTGACCTCCATGGTCAGGGTCGGGTGGTTGAACGAGTAGCCGACGTGGCTGATGGCAGCGAAATTGTAGAGCTCGTCCGGCGACGACGTCTCGACCGCCCGCACCAGAGACGTGGGATCTGTTACGTCTCCCTCGAGCAGCTCGACGAAGGGCAGGTCGCGTTCGACGTCGTCCCTACGTGGATTGTGCTGCCCGCGGATCAGGCCGAAGACGCGGTATCCCTTTTCGTGCAGCAGCGAGGCGAGGTGACCGCCGTCCTGACCCGTGATGCCCGTGATCAGAGCGGTCCTGCGTGAGCCGTCCATGCTGTGTCCCTCCGTCGTGCTCGGATTGCACGGCGTCGCAATCAACGGTACTGATCGGTTTCAGGATCGATAGTCCCCAACAAGGGGACGGTCGATCCGGTCACCCGGCACAGCTCGGACAGGGTGGCCGCTGTCTGCGCCGCCACCGTGAACTCTGCACGCTGGCGGTCGCGAAGCGCCCGACCGTAGGCGAGACGACGGGACGGATCGTCGATGAGCGACGACATCAGCCGCCCTGCGGCGTCGGCGTCGCCGATCGGGAACAACGCCGCGTCGGCGGCGCCGCCAACGGTCTCCAGATGGCCGCCACCTGCTGCCGCCACAACGGGAACGCCATACGACATCGCTTCCAGCACCGTGAGACCGAGACCCTCTCGCGGTGTCGGGGCCAGGAGCAGGGATGCACGCGACAACCATGCGCCGACGTCACTCTGGAACCCGACGAAGTCGATCGACTCGGTGACGCCGAGCGCAGCAGCGAGGTCGCGCAGTCGCGGCTCCTCCGCCCCCTCACCGGCGATCACCAGCCGCCATCCCTCGCGCTTCGGCGTGGCAGCCCATGCACGGATGCCGACGTCGGTGCACTTCTCGGCCTCGAGCCGCTGCAGCATGAGAACGATCGGCTCGCGAGCCTCCTCGTTCACATCCGCGACGTCCGGGACCCCGGTGTGGACGACGACGCTGTCCCCCTCGATGTCGTCGGCGACGAATCGCGAGATCGCGATCTGGCCGGAGACTCGCTTCGCCACGATCTTCCCGACGAGACGATGCAGCGGACTTCCACCGCGCCGAGCGGCGAAATGCCGCGTGCTCACGACCGGAGCACGTCCGCGGCCGACGGCAGCGGCACCCGCGAAGTCCGCCAGCGTCATGTGCGTGTCGATCACGTCGGCGTCGTCGATGCGCCGGATCGCAGCGATCGCCGAACGCACGGTTCCGCCAGGGTGCCACGCGATCCCCGCACGCTCCAACGCGGGACGCATGGTCGAAGGGCCGCCACCGATCACCGTGACCGTGCATCCAGCCTCGCGCAGCGCGAGAGCGGACTGCAGCACGTAGCGTTCGACTCCCGCGAAGGCCTCGGAACAGACAACGTGCACGACGTGCAGTCCCGCCTCCCCCCGTGACGCCGAGCGGCGCGGGCCGACGGCCCCCGTCTCGACGGCGACGGGCCCCAGCCGGAACATCGCGGCACGCCGTCTGGCCGCTGCTCCACGCTCGCCGGGAAGCACAGCACCCCGCACCGCGGCACCGAGGAACGTCCCGGCGCGATAAACCTGCCATCCTGTAGTCCCATAGTGCTTGCGGAGGTACTTCTCCGCGCTTCCGAAGAAATGGCGCTCCCTGGCACGTGGATCGCCGCCGGTGCCCGCGCCCTCGTGCGTCGCCTCCACATCGGCGACCGCGATATCCCAGCCGCCGGCCCGCGCCCTGTATTGCCAGTCCGTCTCCTCCGCGTAGAGGAAGAAGCGCTCGTCGAGACGGCCGACGTCGTCCAACGCGGCTCTGTTCAGCATGAGCGCCGAGCCGATCGCGAAGCCGTGCGCTCTGCGAAGGGAGCCGAGTCCGATCGCCTCGATCCACGCCCCGGCCGGGCTCGGGAACGGCCACCAGACGCGAACCGACCGGCCCGTCTCCGGCTCCGTCTGCGTCGCGCCGACGGCGGCCGTGCGCGGCGAAGCGTGCAGCAGCTCGCGCATGCGCGCGATTCCCGCCTGGCCGATCCTGGCGTCCGGATTCAGGAGGAGGACGTCGCGTTCGCGGTCGCCCGAACGGTCGAGCTCGTCGAGCCCGAGGTTGACCCCGCCCGCGAATCCACGATTGCGTCCGGCGTCGATGTAGCGCGCACCGTGCCGCTCCGCCACCGCCCGCGTCTCCGGCGACGACGAGTTGTCGACGACCAGGACCGGCAGCGCATCGCCGAGTTCGACGAGGCATCCCTCCAGGGGATCGGGTGACCCATAGGCGACGATGAGCACCTGCGGCTCGGCACGGTTGTCCTCCTCGTCGGGCCGGCCGGCCTGCTGGATTCCGAGGATCGACTCGTACATCTCGCGCTGCATGCGCGACACGTTCTCCCAGGTGAACCGGGTCGAGCGTTCCAATCCCCGACGCCGGTGCTCGCACCACGCCTCTGGCGCCAGCACCCCGTCGATCGCTGCGGCAAGGGCTGCGGGATCGCCGGGCGGCACGAGCACTCCCGCGTCCCCGACGACATCGGGAATCGCACCTGAGGCGCTGGCGACGATCGGCACACCGGATGCCATGGCCTCGACGGCGACCCGACAGAACTGCTCGAGCCAGTTCGGCCGTGGCAACGAGGGAACCACCACCACGTCCAGCTCCCGGTAGCGGTCCGCGAGCTCCTTGCCGTTGGCGAATCCGAGGAACTCGACGCGATCGGCGATGCCGAGGTTCTTGGCCAACGACTCCAGCTCGCCCCGGTGCGGGCCATCCCCCGTGAGGCGCAGGTGCCAGTCCTCGTGCTCGACGGCGGCCCGCAGCAGAACATCGACGCCCTTGTGCTCCTCGAGACGTCCGACGTAACCGACGGTTTTCACGCCGGCGCCGGGAGGGCGACGGTCCGCAGGCTCGAAGACCCGCACGTCGACTCCGAGCGGGATGTCGACGGCGGGACCGGCCAGGCCCTTGTCGGTGAGGATCTCCCCGGCCTCCGTATTGCAGACGTACGCGGCCGCCGCACCCCGAAGCGCATGACGCTCGATCCACCGGAACGGCACCGGGTACCGTTTGCGGATGTTCTGAGCCGAGTACAGAACATACGGCGCCTTGCTGCCGCGAAGGCGACGGATGAGCAGCACCTCGGCCGTGGCGAGCGCATTCGGCTCTTCGTGGAGGTCGATCAGATCGGGTCGTCGTCCGATCGCCCGCCAGATCGGACGCGGGTCGAAGGCGAACACGCTCGGATGCCTGCCGATCGTCGCGGCGCCTACGACGAAGTCGTCGTCCTCGACGTCGAGTCGCACATCGCGGCCGCCCTCGTTCCAGACCTTCGACGAGACGAGTTCGACGTCGACGCCCTGGTCGCGCAATTCCCGCTCACGCTGTCGCCATGCGGATACGACGGCGTGGTGGGCGATCCTCAGAACCTGCATCGGGAGTCCACTTCACGGTTTCGGCGACGATTCGTCTCACGATAACCATGTCCGTCCTCGCCGATCAGTCCCCAGAACGGGACACGGAGGGGCGGCCTCGACTAGACGGCCGTTCCCGACCGCACGGACCGCGAGCGTGGCGCGACCGACCGCGGGAACCTGCGCTTGCGTCGATCAGGCGGCAGCTCCCAGGACAGCGGCTCCCCTCGCGCCCGGCGGGCATCGTCCATCGCCTTCGCGCCGTAGCAGATTCCCGCCACGATCCAGAGCAGTGACGCCTGCCCCGCGACCCAATAGAGGTCGAACTGGGCTTGGGTGAATCGTGTGGCGACGACCGCGAAGCCCACGGTGCCGTACACCGGATCCATCTTCCACAGGTACCAGCCGGCGACCGCGAACATGACGAAGAAGCCGATCAGCCCGAACACGCCGACCGTCGTCAGCACTTCGAGCTCGGCGTTCGGCGGCTGGAACGCCTGGTACTGGCCGGCGAACCGGTCGGTGTACCACCACCGCATGCCAACGCCGAAGACGGGAGACGTGAGCCAGATCTGCACCGACTGCGTGTACCAGTCCACGCGCTGGTGGGCCGAGTTGAACTGATTGTCGGACTGCAGCTGGGCCGTGAGCGCGCTCAGCACCCAGACGATGCCGGGAATGGCGGCCAACCAGACGATGCGCACTCGGCGACCGGTCTGCGGCCTCGCCCTGATGCTCACGATCAGAATGCCGACGATCGCCCCGATGAGGCCCTGCCTGGACTGCGCGGCCACGACGCCCAGCGAGCACACGATGACGGCAGCCCACGACCATCCAGGGGACCACCTGAGCCAGATCGGACGAGCGAAAGCGATGACGGCGGCGATGGCGAGCATGCCTCCCGTCGTGTTCTTGTTCAGGTCGCCGAGGAAGACGGGGGCGAACTCGCCGGTCTGAGCGAACGTGGTCAACGACACGTAGATCACGGCGATCCCGATGCCGCTGCACGCCAGCAGGTAGATGGTCAGGGCCATCCGCGCTCGGTTCTCTCGTCCGATCACGAAGCCGACGATGAGGCTGCCGAGGATGAGGAAGACTTCGTGCACCCACTCCGTGATGTTCGCGGTGTACGGGTTCACCAACTGCGTGGGGATGGCGGTTGCCAGGTAGAAGATCCCCGCCCAGACGAGAGGCATGAGCACCACAGCACCACGCCCGCGCAGCATCAGCAGTGACACGACGGATGCCAGTGCGAGCACGACATCGGAAATGCTGAGCGCGCCGCCCACCCTGGTGAGCACGAGCGTCGCGGGAACGGCGAGCACCGGAACGATCGTCGGATCGCGGACCATGACACCGGCCAGGAGGACCACGACACCGACGACGAGGGCGATGAGCGAGCTGTTCACGCTCAGCACGCCCAGGCTCACGCCGACGACCACTGCCAGGGTGGCGACAGCGACGACGACCGGCGTCACTCCGCCTGCCCTCACCCTCGCACGCTCCATGGAGACATGCTAAGTGAGCGGGCCACGCCGGAATCGGGCGGCGGCGACGTGGATCGGCACTTCCTTACGTCCCCGGTCCTCAGGCAGCGGCCACTGCGAACGGTGGTCATGGCCTGCCGGCCATCGCCCGTTCCACGACCGTGTCGAATCGGGCCCTGACGCTGGTCCACGTGTTCGCCCGAGCATGCTCGAGGCCCGCGGAAACCAGGCGACGACGAAGATTCTCGTCGTCGGCCAGCGATGTGATCGCCTCGGCAAGAGCCGCTGGATCGTCGGGAGGGACGAGCAGACCGGCAGACCCCGCCGCCTCCGGGATCCCGCCGATGTCACTCGCGATGACTGCGGCGCCGGACGCCATCCCCTCCAGAACCGTGAGAGCGAACGGGTCGAGCCACCGCGACGGAACGACGACCACGTCCGCCTCGCGGAGCAAGTCCGCGATCTCCCGTCTCGGCGAGAACGGCCGCATGGTCACCCGGTCCCCCAGCGGCTCGGCGAGACGTCGCAGCGACCGTTCGTATGCGCTCAGCGGAGCTTCGGCCGAGAAGCCCGAGGTGCCGACGATCGTTGCGCGAACGTCTGTGCGCTGGAGCCTGCACAGAGCCTCGAGAAGGACGTCCGGTCCTTTCTCGGGTATCACTCTGCCGACGAACACCACGCGAAGTTCATCTCGCCGCTCGAGGTCGTCGCGAGGACGGAACAGGCCGGTGTCGATTCCGTTGTGCACGACGGCGATGCGCTCTCGCAGTTCCGCGGGCAGCGAGTCGGACATCTGATCGGCAAGGGCCGCGCTCACGCAGACGATCGCCCCGACGCGTCCGAGCACCCTGCGCGACTCCCGCTGCGAATACGTGTGAAGCAGGTCGTTGTGCGCATAGAGCACGGGGAGGTGCCTGTCGGCGTCGATGTCGGGCACCAGCTGCACCGCGTTGTGGGCGATGATGACCGACGGATCCCAGGCTCGTTGGTCCCGAACGGTCGCAGCGTACTCACGGCGGGCCATGACCCGTGGCAGAGCGATCCTCGACATGGCGGCATCCAGATAGCGATCGGCCCGGTGATGGCGCACGCTCCGGTACTCGATCACCTCCGCCGTGTCATATCGGTCGGCGTACGTCCCGCGCGCCACGAGCACGGCAGGACGGAGAGCATCCGGCGGCGTCGCCGCCGCGAGTCCATCGACCACCGTGGGAATGGCACTGCCGGTGCGTGGAGAGAAATGATCGCCGGGAGTGATGACATGCAGCTGTCGGCGTTCCATCCGTCCTCCCCACAATCTGCGACACCGCCCGGCGATGATGAGATCGTCTCATGCTCGGCGGTTCTCCAGCCTCCGGACGCCCGATCTGGGGGTACACGGCCCCGCGGCGTGCAGGAAGGCTGCTGGTAGCATCAAGGCGGCCTCTGACCGGCCGTCTTGCATCACACAAGCGGGAGCGATGCCGAACATGCGCGACACCGCGATCACCGTCGAGAACCTGACGAAGACGTACCGGATCGTCGACGGATCGGCGCGCGCGAACCGGATCACCGACGCGATGATCGAGCGGATGCGGCATCCGCTGCGTCGCGCCACCTACACCGACTTCTCCGCCGTCGACGACGTATCGTTCGACATCCCGTGGGGCGAGGCCGTCGGCATCGTCGGCCGGAACGGTGCCGGAAAGAGCACGCTGCTGAAGCTGCTGACGCGCGTTGCGGCACCGACCAGCGGACTCAT encodes the following:
- a CDS encoding CpsD/CapB family tyrosine-protein kinase, which translates into the protein MTFRQALSAIWQRRILIIAVIVLAVAVAAVFLARQTPVYVSSITLRTSSLAASASASGQIGTANVDFDPGSISSPEVLDAAAKAAGEPAGSADSWAVGFSLNQGSNLSQAKTITITASGSTAQEAQKHAAAVATAYNSYLKDQTAKAKTAAEAQVAKWTTTAEAYQAQVNASPNNSIAQSNLANAIASLSSANGVVDKINNAGPPLTVTSAATIGAFKGTSPLVAFGAALAAGLVAGIGIALIWDAFDDRLRGEEEIEELTEVPPLGELSLDRRMQRKGDWLPAAGRKRTALNEGLRALRTTLQVLLPTGNDVVVFTSVEPGDGKTFISSNLALAWARTGKRVVLVGGDLRNPSLDLYFGEVATGPGLTELLQSAATRGSSPTAETIARRLQPTKFRGLSVLPAGSEPWDPADLLAMQALGDIIASLRHMCDIVVIDSPPSFALVDASLLAAHADGAVVVASVGRTRRKRLVETVHALGGNGITVLGIVANRSRRRIPKSYSAYYGTSSSTRRRSVQLKRRDEARPAAETDEANEFDDYASREPEVPVPDAARNAGKTGQDRGKAPAHPADDVSSSGSAEDEKV
- a CDS encoding glycosyltransferase, with amino-acid sequence MSGVIVHEWLESVGGGERVADALADEFPDAPIVCPWDDVAGRYGPGRVTQSWLAGTPLRRHKAAAMPLLLPWWRSLPAFDADWMLVATHLFAHHARLRGAARDVPKYVYTYSPGRSIWEPDIDERGQGLMARTAAGPLRVLDRKRAAEPLKVAAVSHFIAERIERCWDRESAVINPPVDVAAFPGSDDELTDQELRQVESLPEGFVFGASRFVPYKRVDVAITAGVAADLPVVIAGDGPERARLAALADEHPGRVTFLHRPSDAVMRALYRRASVYVFAAIEDFGIMPVEAMAAGTPVVGNAIGGASETVVDGETGALFRSTDAAELRRAVELALTMDPAACRARAAQFDGARFGENIRDWMAL
- a CDS encoding glycosyltransferase, with the protein product MNRRIVVISLETWDGVWRRNQYLVDGLLASDDDTEVLFVEPPTDPLYDVVNARVPRRGRGLRVGGYGGRLTLYQPTKALPRLAGPAADALLVRSVRRAVKKLGWTSGVLWVNDPRAAALLEVIGWPVLYDVTDDWVLADRGNREHARIVAGDGLLLERSEAVVVCSPALATTKGSIRDVHLIPNAVDVARYRIDRPRPADLPSGPVALYVGTLHEDRLDVDLVMRTAEAAHAVGGTVVLLGPNALSARNRERLAAQQGLVVLGPRHRDDVPGFLRHANVLLVAHVVTEFTESLDPIKLYEYLAVGRPIVSTPVAGFRDVTGVTVVSADDFPETVANDLVEWRQSGDHVVVPDWGDRVAAFSEVVDSVARERVSPGVGA
- a CDS encoding GDP-mannose 4,6-dehydratase, which translates into the protein MDGSRRTALITGITGQDGGHLASLLHEKGYRVFGLIRGQHNPRRDDVERDLPFVELLEGDVTDPTSLVRAVETSSPDELYNFAAISHVGYSFNHPTLTMEVTGKGVLNVLEAVRLSGRAERTKIYQASTSEMFGGMDYSMPGSGYNEQSQFHPRSPYGVAKLYGHWIAKNYRESYGMFVVCGVLFNHEGERRGTEFVTRKITRAVARIHLGLQDTINLGVLWPKRDWGYAGDYVRGIWMMMQHHEPDDFVLATGEAHSIEDFLATAFAKIGVGDWRPYVTFDPALTRAAEVDNLLGDSSKAEQVLGWRREVGFDDLVTRMVAHDLADQRLRHGISPLTPPVVPADVTAPPVETAPELP
- a CDS encoding glycosyltransferase, which translates into the protein MQVLRIAHHAVVSAWRQRERELRDQGVDVELVSSKVWNEGGRDVRLDVEDDDFVVGAATIGRHPSVFAFDPRPIWRAIGRRPDLIDLHEEPNALATAEVLLIRRLRGSKAPYVLYSAQNIRKRYPVPFRWIERHALRGAAAAYVCNTEAGEILTDKGLAGPAVDIPLGVDVRVFEPADRRPPGAGVKTVGYVGRLEEHKGVDVLLRAAVEHEDWHLRLTGDGPHRGELESLAKNLGIADRVEFLGFANGKELADRYRELDVVVVPSLPRPNWLEQFCRVAVEAMASGVPIVASASGAIPDVVGDAGVLVPPGDPAALAAAIDGVLAPEAWCEHRRRGLERSTRFTWENVSRMQREMYESILGIQQAGRPDEEDNRAEPQVLIVAYGSPDPLEGCLVELGDALPVLVVDNSSSPETRAVAERHGARYIDAGRNRGFAGGVNLGLDELDRSGDRERDVLLLNPDARIGQAGIARMRELLHASPRTAAVGATQTEPETGRSVRVWWPFPSPAGAWIEAIGLGSLRRAHGFAIGSALMLNRAALDDVGRLDERFFLYAEETDWQYRARAGGWDIAVADVEATHEGAGTGGDPRARERHFFGSAEKYLRKHYGTTGWQVYRAGTFLGAAVRGAVLPGERGAAARRRAAMFRLGPVAVETGAVGPRRSASRGEAGLHVVHVVCSEAFAGVERYVLQSALALREAGCTVTVIGGGPSTMRPALERAGIAWHPGGTVRSAIAAIRRIDDADVIDTHMTLADFAGAAAVGRGRAPVVSTRHFAARRGGSPLHRLVGKIVAKRVSGQIAISRFVADDIEGDSVVVHTGVPDVADVNEEAREPIVLMLQRLEAEKCTDVGIRAWAATPKREGWRLVIAGEGAEEPRLRDLAAALGVTESIDFVGFQSDVGAWLSRASLLLAPTPREGLGLTVLEAMSYGVPVVAAAGGGHLETVGGAADAALFPIGDADAAGRLMSSLIDDPSRRLAYGRALRDRQRAEFTVAAQTAATLSELCRVTGSTVPLLGTIDPETDQYR
- a CDS encoding O-antigen ligase family protein, which codes for MERARVRAGGVTPVVVAVATLAVVVGVSLGVLSVNSSLIALVVGVVVLLAGVMVRDPTIVPVLAVPATLVLTRVGGALSISDVVLALASVVSLLMLRGRGAVVLMPLVWAGIFYLATAIPTQLVNPYTANITEWVHEVFLILGSLIVGFVIGRENRARMALTIYLLACSGIGIAVIYVSLTTFAQTGEFAPVFLGDLNKNTTGGMLAIAAVIAFARPIWLRWSPGWSWAAVIVCSLGVVAAQSRQGLIGAIVGILIVSIRARPQTGRRVRIVWLAAIPGIVWVLSALTAQLQSDNQFNSAHQRVDWYTQSVQIWLTSPVFGVGMRWWYTDRFAGQYQAFQPPNAELEVLTTVGVFGLIGFFVMFAVAGWYLWKMDPVYGTVGFAVVATRFTQAQFDLYWVAGQASLLWIVAGICYGAKAMDDARRARGEPLSWELPPDRRKRRFPRSVAPRSRSVRSGTAV
- a CDS encoding glycosyltransferase family 4 protein, which translates into the protein MERRQLHVITPGDHFSPRTGSAIPTVVDGLAAATPPDALRPAVLVARGTYADRYDTAEVIEYRSVRHHRADRYLDAAMSRIALPRVMARREYAATVRDQRAWDPSVIIAHNAVQLVPDIDADRHLPVLYAHNDLLHTYSQRESRRVLGRVGAIVCVSAALADQMSDSLPAELRERIAVVHNGIDTGLFRPRDDLERRDELRVVFVGRVIPEKGPDVLLEALCRLQRTDVRATIVGTSGFSAEAPLSAYERSLRRLAEPLGDRVTMRPFSPRREIADLLREADVVVVPSRWLDPFALTVLEGMASGAAVIASDIGGIPEAAGSAGLLVPPDDPAALAEAITSLADDENLRRRLVSAGLEHARANTWTSVRARFDTVVERAMAGRP